Within the Candidatus Paceibacterota bacterium genome, the region TTTGGTAGGAAAGTTTTTCGGATCGCACCTATTCATCACCACTTTGAAGCCCTAGGCTGGCCCTCGTATAAGGTGACCATGCGTTTTTGGATTATTTCAGTGGTGTGCTGCCTGATGGGTACGGTGCTGGCACTTATAGGGTAAAGCCTGACTATAAAAAATGGGATTTTTAACTAAGCAAAAAAAAGTAGATCGACCTCTCCTCATTTCTCTTGTTGTTTTGGTGGTTGTTGGCTTTATTATTTTCAGCTCGGCCTCTCTTGGCCTCTTGGCTAAAGGCACAGCCGCTTATAAATCAGCCACCTTCAATCAACTAGCCTTCGGTATCGGCCTTGGCGGATTGGCTTGTTTTCTTTGCGCGCTGATCCCATACTCATTTTGGAAAAAAAATGCCTTTTGGATTTTTTTATTTTCTTCGTTTACGATGCTACTGGTTTTTGTTCCAGGGGTAGGCATATCCACCCTTGGGGCCCGTCGTTGGATTCACCTCGGAACATACAGCATCCAGCCAGTCGAGTTTTACAAGATTGGCTTCGTTCTTTATCTGGCTGTTTGGCTGACGATGTTTAAAAGTAAAATTAGCACTTTTAAAAAAGGGACTCTGCCTTTCATCATACTAATGATTATTTCGGCTGCTTTAATCTTGGCTCAACCTGACACCGATACCTTTTTTGTGGTCTTTTTGGCTGGCTTGGGAATGTTCATTGCCGCAGGTGGCCGTTGGCGGGATATTTTCCTTTTAGGCCTAGCTTCGGTTATCTTGATTGCAGCTTTGGCCTTCTCTAGACCATACGTGATGAAGCGCATTGAGACATTTATACACCCGGCAAATGATCCTCTCAACAGCGGCTACCAAGTCCAACAGTCGTTGATTGCGATTGGTTCAGGTCAGCTGACGGGTAGGGGATATGGTCAAAGTATTCAGAAATTCAATTTTTTACCTGAATCAAACAGTGACTCAATTTTTGCGGTGGCAGCCGAAGAATTTGGTTTTGTTGGTTCCGTGGTTGTAGTCTTGCTCTATCTCTTTTTTGCCTTTCGTGGTCTAAAAATAGCCATTCGCGTACCAGACATATTTGGTAGACTAGTGACCGTCGGAATTGTTATACTGATCATATCGCAGTCTCTAGTGAATATGGCCGCGATGCTGGCTATAATGCCGCTTTCGGGGACTCCGCTCCTCTTTATCAGCCATGGAGGGACGGCCATGTTGTTTGCTTTAGCTTCAGTGGGAATTGTCCTAAATATTTCACGCTATCAATCACTCAAAAAATCCTAAAATAAATGAAAA harbors:
- a CDS encoding putative peptidoglycan glycosyltransferase FtsW, translating into MGFLTKQKKVDRPLLISLVVLVVVGFIIFSSASLGLLAKGTAAYKSATFNQLAFGIGLGGLACFLCALIPYSFWKKNAFWIFLFSSFTMLLVFVPGVGISTLGARRWIHLGTYSIQPVEFYKIGFVLYLAVWLTMFKSKISTFKKGTLPFIILMIISAALILAQPDTDTFFVVFLAGLGMFIAAGGRWRDIFLLGLASVILIAALAFSRPYVMKRIETFIHPANDPLNSGYQVQQSLIAIGSGQLTGRGYGQSIQKFNFLPESNSDSIFAVAAEEFGFVGSVVVVLLYLFFAFRGLKIAIRVPDIFGRLVTVGIVILIISQSLVNMAAMLAIMPLSGTPLLFISHGGTAMLFALASVGIVLNISRYQSLKKS